A stretch of the Pseudalkalibacillus hwajinpoensis genome encodes the following:
- a CDS encoding bacteriorhodopsin — protein MNSIDTSLHIFYFIVMISSAIYFYLLSRNPKGVPLYEYVVAILITGWSGVAYLSIALGQGILERPEKTIYFARYLDWVVSTPLLLLSLALTAMFYQSKINRTLIASLIAADVFMILTGLIADFSSESLKYVWYTMGLVALVIILVIVWGPLKKIADGSNEQLAKHYKRVAIYLTSFWVLYPTAWFFGSSGVGVTAGIIDTLAFIVLPIFSKVGFGLLDLHGLRKLNG, from the coding sequence ATGAATTCAATCGATACTTCGTTACACATTTTTTATTTTATCGTCATGATCTCAAGCGCCATTTATTTTTATCTCCTAAGTCGAAACCCAAAAGGCGTTCCCTTGTATGAATATGTTGTCGCCATTCTAATCACAGGATGGTCTGGGGTCGCTTATTTATCCATTGCTTTAGGGCAAGGGATATTAGAAAGACCGGAAAAAACGATTTACTTTGCACGCTATTTAGATTGGGTAGTCTCCACTCCTCTCTTACTACTATCACTTGCCTTAACTGCTATGTTCTACCAAAGTAAAATCAATCGTACACTCATCGCTTCTTTGATTGCAGCTGATGTTTTTATGATTTTAACTGGTCTCATTGCAGATTTTTCATCTGAATCACTAAAATATGTTTGGTACACAATGGGGCTTGTGGCTCTCGTCATCATATTAGTCATTGTATGGGGACCCCTCAAGAAAATAGCGGATGGTTCAAACGAGCAACTTGCAAAGCATTATAAGCGAGTGGCGATTTACTTAACATCTTTTTGGGTTCTTTACCCTACCGCATGGTTTTTCGGTTCATCAGGAGTTGGCGTAACTGCAGGCATCATTGATACTCTAGCCTTTATCGTTCTTCCGATATTCTCGAAA
- a CDS encoding 3'-5' exonuclease, producing MNFVALDFETANSQRGSVCSIGLVEYENGELIREYYRLVKPKQNYFAGINISIHGITEEDVADAPEFDVLWKEEIRELVEGKFLIAHNAQFDMSVLRAVLEQYNLPYPMLAYNCTVNLSKKTWTLPRYKLNVVSDYLGIDLDHHHALDDARASALIFLKAAETLNASDVNDLVERTGTANGVLFDNGYEPAKLNKKRVTKKTPSPKIR from the coding sequence ATGAATTTCGTTGCACTAGATTTTGAAACGGCTAATTCGCAAAGAGGAAGCGTTTGTTCCATTGGTCTCGTAGAATACGAGAATGGGGAGCTTATTCGAGAGTATTATCGATTGGTGAAACCAAAACAAAATTATTTTGCGGGCATTAACATTAGTATTCATGGGATTACAGAAGAGGATGTAGCTGACGCACCTGAGTTCGACGTTCTATGGAAAGAGGAAATTCGTGAGTTAGTAGAGGGGAAATTCCTTATCGCGCATAACGCCCAATTTGATATGAGCGTCTTACGCGCTGTTCTCGAACAATATAACCTACCTTATCCGATGCTTGCATATAACTGTACGGTGAATTTATCGAAAAAAACGTGGACATTACCTCGATATAAATTAAATGTTGTCTCTGATTACCTTGGAATCGACCTTGATCATCACCATGCGCTGGATGATGCACGTGCTTCTGCTCTAATTTTCTTGAAAGCGGCGGAGACTTTAAATGCAAGCGATGTAAATGATCTTGTGGAGAGAACAGGTACGGCAAACGGTGTGTTGTTCGATAATGGGTATGAACCAGCAAAGTTAAATAAAAAACGAGTGACAAAGAAAACCCCATCACCTAAAATTCGCTAA